Proteins encoded within one genomic window of Desertibacillus haloalkaliphilus:
- a CDS encoding cyclase family protein, whose amino-acid sequence MKIYDISAPIFEGMPVYKNKEEKQPKIKTETNGHVTESRLELDVHTGTHIDSPLHMINDGPTFETIDLDKLVGQTKVFDLTSVNEKISKADVEGLNIESGDFILFKTKNSFDENFNFEFIFLAEDAAAFLAERGIRGVGIDALGVERAQPGHPTHKALFGADIIVIEGLRLKEVEEGEYVMVAAPLKLVGTDASPARVILMEGVTVE is encoded by the coding sequence ATGAAAATTTACGACATCAGTGCTCCAATTTTTGAGGGCATGCCAGTCTATAAAAACAAAGAAGAGAAGCAACCGAAAATAAAGACAGAAACGAACGGTCACGTTACAGAGTCACGTTTAGAATTAGATGTTCATACAGGAACACACATTGATTCACCGTTACATATGATTAATGATGGTCCTACGTTTGAAACGATTGATCTTGATAAATTGGTTGGACAAACAAAGGTATTTGATCTCACATCTGTTAACGAAAAAATTTCTAAAGCAGATGTAGAGGGATTAAATATTGAGTCAGGCGATTTTATCCTGTTTAAAACAAAAAATTCATTTGATGAAAACTTTAATTTTGAATTTATCTTTTTAGCAGAAGACGCCGCTGCGTTTTTAGCTGAAAGAGGAATTCGTGGGGTTGGAATTGATGCCCTTGGTGTGGAGCGAGCTCAACCTGGGCACCCGACGCATAAAGCGTTATTTGGCGCTGATATCATCGTCATCGAGGGCTTACGCTTAAAAGAAGTGGAGGAAGGCGAGTATGTCATGGTCGCTGCACCATTAAAATTAGTTGGAACAGACGCTTCACCTGCACGTGTGATCTTGATGGAAGGTGTAACAGTAGAATAA
- a CDS encoding YheC/YheD family protein — protein sequence MNARTVGKLQSYRFLSQDNWLASFFPETLLYTESTFRHLLHKYRSVIVKPNLGVHGNGVLKISKIMDRYRFQCDDVVKTFSNISLLIDYLQKVTANECYIVQKYIELATINERPFDLRVMVQRKIDHDWEITGQYAKVAKRGLIITNLKSKADVLPVEEVLLTLNVGEGQRRMQALVHSIALRTAQRLGERFTEHHIWGIDIAVDRYGCVWMIEANARPGFRGFQKLKDRSMYRTIMEVKRYNKELES from the coding sequence ATGAATGCTAGAACGGTTGGCAAGCTACAAAGCTATCGGTTTTTATCTCAAGACAATTGGCTCGCTTCATTTTTTCCTGAAACCCTTTTGTATACTGAGAGTACCTTTCGTCACCTGTTACATAAGTACAGGAGTGTAATTGTTAAACCGAATTTAGGTGTTCACGGCAATGGCGTTCTAAAAATTTCAAAAATAATGGATCGCTATCGGTTCCAGTGTGATGACGTTGTTAAAACTTTTTCTAACATAAGTTTACTTATTGACTATTTGCAAAAGGTAACGGCGAATGAGTGCTATATTGTCCAGAAATATATTGAGTTAGCAACTATTAATGAAAGACCTTTTGATTTACGTGTGATGGTGCAAAGGAAAATTGATCACGACTGGGAAATCACTGGTCAATATGCAAAAGTAGCAAAACGAGGGCTTATTATTACTAATTTAAAAAGTAAAGCAGATGTACTTCCAGTAGAGGAAGTGTTGCTAACATTAAATGTAGGTGAAGGACAAAGACGTATGCAAGCACTGGTTCATTCAATAGCACTAAGGACAGCTCAGCGACTTGGTGAACGATTTACAGAACATCATATTTGGGGAATTGATATTGCAGTTGATCGGTATGGATGTGTTTGGATGATTGAAGCGAATGCGCGACCAGGTTTTCGCGGCTTTCAAAAATTGAAAGACCGTTCAATGTATCGAACGATTATGGAAGTAAAGAGATATAACAAGGAACTAGAGAGCTAG
- a CDS encoding YheC/YheD family endospore coat-associated protein — MRAITFEPIRIGVLIRHQRIKMLKKQQFDFRSYKRMELLARASVTQHATLYFFSGRSVNYKSKTVKGIYYDVESNEWKMKTFPFPDVLYDRLASRDKRSYSQKVRSVFNTHKIKKINSRSFFDKSEIYGKLQENEQVSMYIPETKSSPTNDDLQEWLKMYNTVYLKGIRSGRGRSVMRIEKIDDQKYRYSSFRDELEEGTAISFGELEVVIHRFYQDRPYIIQRAINLLEVDQRKIDFRAELQRDGNGKLTIVGITGRVGQVHSPITTHASAYKLEDLFADVLHYDIERIEVLKENIDKFLYNMYVAIEDLYGPFGEIGIDFGIDPDDNLWFIEPNAKSAKVSLLSAYDEQQYYKAFLHPVAYAKHIVRTPVHSPVAMNGWIRLSEYN; from the coding sequence ATGAGAGCCATAACTTTCGAACCCATTCGAATTGGTGTGCTAATTAGACATCAAAGAATTAAAATGCTAAAAAAGCAACAGTTTGACTTTCGAAGCTATAAACGAATGGAATTATTAGCAAGAGCTAGTGTCACGCAACATGCAACGTTATATTTCTTTTCTGGTCGAAGTGTAAACTATAAGTCTAAAACAGTTAAAGGTATTTATTATGATGTTGAATCAAATGAGTGGAAGATGAAGACCTTCCCATTCCCTGATGTTTTGTATGACCGTCTTGCATCGCGAGATAAAAGAAGTTACTCACAAAAAGTTCGAAGTGTATTTAACACACATAAAATCAAAAAAATTAATTCAAGATCATTTTTTGATAAATCCGAAATTTACGGTAAACTACAAGAAAACGAGCAAGTCTCTATGTATATTCCAGAGACAAAGTCTTCACCCACAAATGATGATCTCCAGGAATGGTTAAAAATGTACAACACGGTATATCTCAAAGGAATTAGAAGCGGACGAGGACGTTCTGTTATGCGTATTGAAAAAATTGATGATCAAAAATATAGGTATAGTTCGTTTCGTGATGAACTTGAAGAAGGCACCGCGATCAGCTTTGGAGAATTAGAAGTGGTGATTCATCGTTTTTATCAAGACCGTCCCTATATTATCCAAAGAGCCATTAACTTATTGGAAGTCGATCAACGTAAAATTGATTTTCGTGCTGAATTACAACGCGATGGCAATGGAAAACTAACGATTGTTGGTATCACTGGACGAGTGGGTCAGGTGCATTCACCAATCACCACGCACGCATCTGCGTATAAACTGGAAGACCTCTTTGCAGATGTGTTACACTATGACATCGAAAGAATAGAGGTTTTAAAAGAAAACATTGACAAGTTTTTATATAATATGTATGTAGCTATTGAGGACCTCTATGGTCCGTTTGGAGAAATTGGGATCGATTTTGGTATAGATCCGGACGATAATCTCTGGTTTATTGAGCCAAATGCAAAATCAGCGAAAGTTTCGTTACTAAGTGCTTACGACGAGCAACAATATTATAAAGCATTTTTACATCCAGTCGCCTATGCCAAGCATATAGTAAGAACACCTGTCCACTCTCCTGTTGCAATGAATGGTTGGATTCGTTTATCAGAATATAACTAA
- a CDS encoding polysaccharide deacetylase family protein produces the protein MTNKFLLWGLAIALFFMFQGSVIPYGHANEVDNGDHKQQWWWNDDDERQQPDEDFPELEGGSEEETRQPVSNIILQQRYPETVVLQGPATDNRIAITFDDGPDPRFTPQVLDVLSEYGVPATFFVMGARAESYPQIVTRMINEGHIVGNHSFWHPNFVVEEDVETLRREVTRTEETLENIINYRTRLFRAPYGFLYNELVEELAAMDYSVIGWSVDSLDWREFPPEDIAHNVISNIHPGAIVLMHDGGEWDDDRTNTIESLHQIIPTLQEQGFEFVTVPELISIPYAR, from the coding sequence ATGACTAACAAATTTTTACTATGGGGATTAGCAATCGCACTTTTTTTCATGTTTCAAGGATCAGTCATTCCCTATGGACATGCAAATGAAGTAGACAATGGGGATCACAAACAGCAATGGTGGTGGAATGACGATGACGAACGTCAGCAACCAGATGAAGATTTTCCAGAACTAGAGGGAGGATCTGAAGAAGAAACACGACAACCGGTATCAAATATTATCTTACAACAAAGATATCCGGAAACTGTTGTTTTACAAGGGCCAGCAACGGACAACAGAATTGCGATTACCTTTGATGATGGCCCGGACCCTCGCTTTACACCACAAGTGCTCGATGTATTGAGTGAATACGGTGTTCCAGCTACATTTTTTGTGATGGGAGCCAGAGCAGAATCATATCCACAGATAGTCACAAGAATGATCAATGAAGGACATATTGTTGGAAATCATTCGTTTTGGCATCCAAATTTTGTCGTGGAAGAGGATGTAGAGACGTTGCGTAGAGAGGTCACACGAACAGAAGAGACACTTGAGAATATTATTAACTATCGGACGCGCCTATTTCGAGCACCATATGGATTTTTATACAATGAATTAGTGGAGGAGCTAGCAGCGATGGATTACTCTGTTATTGGCTGGTCAGTCGATTCATTGGATTGGCGAGAATTTCCTCCAGAGGATATTGCTCACAATGTCATAAGTAATATTCATCCCGGGGCAATTGTTCTCATGCATGACGGTGGTGAGTGGGATGATGACCGAACCAACACAATCGAATCCCTTCATCAAATCATCCCCACATTACAAGAGCAAGGATTTGAATTTGTAACTGTCCCTGAGTTGATTTCCATTCCGTACGCAAGGTAG
- the gndA gene encoding NADP-dependent phosphogluconate dehydrogenase: protein MGKQQIGVLGVGVMGKSLALNFESKGYSVALHDISAEKVKQTVDENQDKNLIGTYSIEEFVNSLEKPRKILLMVQAGEITDRAIESVLPYLTEKDILIDGGNTNYPDTIRRNKFLAEKGIHFIGAGVSGGEEGALKGPSIMPGGQKEAYELIQPMLEDISAKVNGEPCCTYIGPDGAGHYVKMVHNGIEYGDMQLICEAYSLLKHAVGLTADEMHEVFSEWNKGELDSYLVEITADIFTKKDPETGQPLVDVILDSAGQKGTGKWTSKDALDLGVSLPIITESVFARFISAIKEERVKASKILSGPSQQPLTENKEEVIEAVRQALYLSKICSYAQGFAQLKAAAEEYNWNLQYGDIAMIFRGGCIIRAGFLQNIKDAYDRDPNLPNLLLDPYFKDITDRYQGALRDVISIAVQRGIPIPGLTSALSYFDSYRQETLPANLLQAQRDYFGAHTYQRIDKEGTFHTNWLETE from the coding sequence ATGGGAAAACAACAAATTGGAGTTCTCGGTGTAGGCGTTATGGGGAAAAGCTTAGCGTTAAACTTTGAAAGCAAAGGCTACTCTGTTGCACTACATGACATCTCAGCAGAGAAAGTCAAACAAACTGTGGATGAAAACCAAGATAAAAATCTCATTGGTACATATAGCATAGAAGAGTTTGTTAACTCACTTGAAAAACCGAGAAAAATCTTACTTATGGTCCAAGCTGGTGAAATTACTGACAGAGCCATTGAGTCAGTCCTTCCTTACTTAACAGAAAAAGACATTCTTATTGATGGTGGAAACACAAATTACCCTGATACAATTCGACGTAATAAGTTTTTAGCAGAAAAAGGTATTCACTTTATCGGTGCTGGTGTATCTGGTGGCGAAGAAGGTGCACTTAAAGGACCTTCAATTATGCCAGGTGGACAAAAAGAAGCATATGAATTGATCCAACCGATGTTAGAAGATATCTCCGCAAAAGTAAATGGAGAGCCTTGTTGTACGTATATTGGTCCAGATGGTGCAGGCCACTACGTCAAAATGGTGCATAATGGAATTGAATACGGTGACATGCAGCTTATTTGTGAAGCCTATTCTTTACTAAAGCATGCTGTTGGACTTACGGCAGATGAAATGCATGAAGTGTTTTCAGAATGGAACAAAGGTGAATTAGATAGTTACCTTGTCGAAATTACAGCTGATATCTTCACGAAAAAGGATCCTGAAACAGGTCAACCACTCGTTGACGTGATTCTTGATTCGGCTGGTCAAAAAGGAACTGGTAAATGGACAAGTAAGGACGCATTAGACCTTGGCGTATCACTTCCAATTATCACTGAAAGTGTATTTGCACGCTTCATTTCTGCTATTAAAGAGGAACGTGTAAAAGCAAGTAAAATCTTAAGTGGCCCTAGCCAGCAACCATTGACAGAAAACAAAGAAGAAGTCATTGAAGCTGTACGTCAAGCTCTTTATTTGAGCAAAATTTGTTCGTATGCCCAAGGGTTCGCACAACTCAAAGCAGCAGCAGAGGAATACAATTGGAATCTTCAATACGGTGACATCGCGATGATTTTTAGAGGTGGCTGTATTATCCGTGCTGGTTTCCTTCAAAATATTAAAGACGCTTATGATCGTGACCCTAACTTACCAAACTTATTATTAGACCCTTATTTTAAAGACATCACTGATAGGTACCAAGGGGCTCTACGTGACGTGATCTCGATTGCTGTTCAACGTGGGATCCCAATTCCGGGACTTACAAGTGCGCTTTCTTATTTCGATAGTTATCGCCAAGAGACGCTTCCGGCGAACTTATTGCAAGCACAACGTGATTATTTTGGAGCGCATACGTATCAACGAATTGATAAAGAAGGAACGTTCCACACAAACTGGTTAGAAACAGAATAA
- a CDS encoding 2Fe-2S iron-sulfur cluster-binding protein, translated as MNKLAVKMERQARGVHHFNIEHRDDMTVLDVLEEIYRNHDASVAYRFSCRIGLCATCMMMINGKPGLSCMKRAEPGCDGTMSLAPFLKGNTIRDLVKEV; from the coding sequence TTGAATAAACTAGCAGTGAAAATGGAACGTCAAGCAAGAGGGGTTCACCATTTTAATATTGAACATCGTGATGATATGACGGTATTAGACGTTCTTGAGGAGATTTATCGAAATCATGATGCCAGTGTGGCGTACAGATTTTCATGTCGAATCGGATTATGTGCAACATGTATGATGATGATAAATGGAAAGCCAGGCTTAAGCTGCATGAAACGTGCTGAGCCGGGTTGTGATGGAACAATGTCATTGGCGCCTTTTCTAAAAGGTAATACGATTCGAGATTTAGTAAAAGAAGTCTAA
- a CDS encoding DNA alkylation repair protein, giving the protein MTRYLCPKCRTNRSRFNIIEQVATSVKIDPQSGEIVERYTNDNLDPFHIPYRGPQFRVQCGVCGLVEAEERFAKSAEHQP; this is encoded by the coding sequence GTGACTCGCTATTTATGTCCGAAATGCAGAACGAATCGTTCACGCTTTAATATCATCGAACAAGTCGCTACTTCAGTTAAAATTGACCCACAATCAGGGGAAATTGTTGAGCGCTATACGAATGACAATCTTGATCCCTTCCATATCCCTTATCGAGGTCCACAATTCCGAGTCCAATGTGGCGTGTGTGGTTTAGTTGAAGCAGAAGAACGCTTCGCCAAATCAGCGGAACATCAACCCTGA
- a CDS encoding acyltransferase family protein, whose translation MGKKHLYEISFLRSFACLSIVFLHSIAWGMEHIQVMAHLPEIAQVILDSMNVFLYYGTPTFIFITAFILGYSYRDRENLSATSFLLKRFKFILVPYLCMAVLYALPYTLLSTEQFLLKVFLNAFIGDFHAYFVLIIFQFYFLFLIFKKWLDHGSLKQILGLSLIINIAYLAFFNFTSAPSLPFADYIWERYYWVPFPGWIFYFTLAYYIGTNYQWFKAMLLRYKTWVIVAPLLSGALTLYLYHSGLLTTHSSKRIDIILHTFSIIVFVLYIALKLKSIPRFFIVVSDYSFGIYLLHTLFMSALILVIDTTAIDLGLLTFIILFAGSTMASMVSVHYLNKLKIGKYIVGKVNVKQRVKVDEPSTVRTRARSLFVNYK comes from the coding sequence ATGGGGAAAAAACATTTATATGAAATATCCTTTCTGAGAAGCTTTGCTTGTTTGAGTATTGTATTTCTACATTCAATTGCTTGGGGAATGGAACACATCCAAGTAATGGCCCATTTACCAGAAATTGCTCAAGTGATCCTAGATTCGATGAATGTATTTTTGTACTACGGTACACCAACATTTATTTTTATTACAGCATTCATCCTCGGCTATAGTTATCGGGATAGAGAAAATTTGTCAGCAACTAGTTTTTTGCTCAAACGGTTTAAGTTTATTTTGGTACCTTATCTTTGTATGGCCGTTTTATATGCCTTGCCATACACACTGCTATCTACAGAGCAATTTTTGCTTAAAGTTTTCTTGAATGCGTTTATTGGTGACTTTCATGCCTATTTTGTTCTCATAATTTTTCAGTTTTATTTTTTGTTTCTCATTTTTAAGAAGTGGCTTGACCATGGGTCTCTAAAGCAAATTCTTGGGTTATCCCTGATCATAAATATTGCGTATTTGGCATTCTTTAATTTCACATCAGCACCTTCTCTGCCATTTGCAGATTACATTTGGGAACGATATTATTGGGTGCCTTTTCCAGGCTGGATCTTTTATTTCACACTAGCTTATTATATCGGTACGAATTATCAATGGTTTAAGGCTATGCTATTGCGCTATAAAACATGGGTAATCGTTGCACCATTGTTAAGTGGCGCACTAACATTATATTTATATCATAGTGGATTACTTACAACTCATAGCTCAAAACGAATCGACATTATTTTACACACATTCAGCATTATTGTGTTCGTGTTGTATATTGCTCTGAAGTTGAAATCGATACCACGTTTTTTTATTGTTGTAAGTGATTATTCCTTTGGCATTTATTTATTGCATACACTATTTATGTCTGCATTAATTTTAGTTATCGATACAACAGCCATTGATTTAGGGTTGTTGACATTCATTATTTTATTTGCCGGCAGTACAATGGCTTCAATGGTTAGCGTCCATTATTTAAATAAATTAAAAATCGGAAAATATATCGTAGGGAAAGTAAATGTAAAACAGAGAGTGAAAGTAGATGAACCATCAACGGTACGTACGCGTGCGCGTTCACTTTTTGTTAATTACAAATAA
- a CDS encoding serine hydrolase domain-containing protein: MVAQKQRLFIVIIGIVLIIIFVSSLSESRERITSKVESTWLYHGSPEEAGFSSAQLDAAKKYYDSIGSTAAMVIYNGKVLVSWGDVTKKSNIHSVRKSLLSALYGIHVAEGTINLQSSLKQLNVSDHMELTEQEKQARVVDLLTSRSGVFLTAGQESWLMRWKRPDREVYPPGSHFYYNNWDFNVLGTIFTERTQRDIFEEFKDRIADPIGMEDYTEDDWFYKFELNRSLHPSYLFRMSARDMARFGQLYLQNGVWEGEQMIPVQWIEESTSVHTPTANAPYGYGYMWWVADSGYFRELGLYSAIGRYGQSIDIIPSENLVFVHRVDSDKLWNRAFKNVSDRKRLKLLEMILDAKMTNEL, encoded by the coding sequence ATGGTAGCACAGAAACAGAGGTTGTTTATCGTGATCATAGGAATCGTCTTAATTATCATATTTGTCTCTTCTCTCTCTGAATCAAGAGAACGTATAACAAGTAAGGTAGAGTCGACTTGGCTCTACCATGGCAGTCCCGAGGAGGCTGGTTTTTCATCTGCGCAACTTGACGCAGCGAAAAAATATTATGATTCAATAGGTTCAACTGCTGCAATGGTCATTTATAATGGTAAGGTTCTTGTTAGCTGGGGGGATGTTACGAAAAAGAGTAATATCCATTCGGTGAGAAAGAGCTTATTGAGCGCGTTATACGGCATCCACGTTGCTGAAGGTACCATCAACCTCCAATCATCATTAAAACAGCTGAATGTATCTGACCATATGGAGTTGACAGAACAAGAAAAACAAGCAAGAGTCGTCGATTTATTAACTTCACGCTCTGGTGTGTTTCTTACAGCAGGTCAAGAATCATGGTTAATGAGATGGAAGCGACCAGATCGTGAGGTTTATCCACCTGGCTCACACTTTTATTATAATAACTGGGATTTTAATGTATTAGGTACGATTTTTACAGAACGAACACAACGTGACATATTTGAAGAATTTAAAGATCGGATTGCTGACCCCATTGGCATGGAAGATTATACAGAAGATGATTGGTTTTATAAATTTGAGTTAAATCGCTCGCTTCACCCTTCTTATTTATTCCGGATGTCAGCAAGGGATATGGCAAGGTTTGGTCAGCTCTACCTTCAAAACGGTGTTTGGGAAGGAGAGCAAATGATTCCAGTCCAATGGATTGAAGAAAGTACATCAGTACATACACCAACAGCAAATGCCCCGTATGGCTATGGTTATATGTGGTGGGTCGCCGATTCAGGATATTTTAGAGAGCTTGGTCTCTATTCAGCGATCGGCAGGTACGGACAATCAATCGATATTATTCCGAGTGAAAACTTAGTTTTCGTACATCGTGTTGACTCCGATAAATTATGGAACCGAGCGTTTAAAAACGTTAGTGATCGTAAACGGTTAAAATTATTAGAAATGATTTTAGATGCAAAAATGACAAATGAGTTGTAA
- the zwf gene encoding glucose-6-phosphate dehydrogenase: MNTTNKPKTTIVIFGATGDLAKRKLFPSIYNLYKKGKISEEFAVVGVARRSWTDETLRETVRESIQDQANADTETIEAFCNHFYYLPFDVTSSQSYKELNDMLTRLDDQYNIPGNRIFYMAMAPEFFGTIATNLKSQGVTDTPGWTRLVIEKPFGHDLTSAKELNDNIREAFAEEEIYRIDHYLGKEMVQNIEVIRFANAMFEPLWNNRYISNIQITSSETLGVEDRGGYYEASGALRDMVQNHMMQMVSLLAMEPPINLTTDEIRSEKIKALRALRPVQPEEVKDYFVRGQYGPGEINGDEVPGYRSEANVDPESITETYVAGKLMIDNFRWAGVPFYIRTGKRMVLKSTKIVVQFKELPMNLYVTDKEQIHPNLLIIHIQPDEGITLILNGKKFGPTGETTPVQLDYSNNTIDNANTPEAYERLIYDCMIGDATNFTHWDEVYLSWKFIDAISAAWKDQEGLHTYQAGEMGPKEAKQLLEKDGFHWWPVNNEGKYSI, translated from the coding sequence GTGAATACAACTAACAAACCGAAAACAACCATTGTTATCTTTGGAGCGACAGGGGATTTAGCAAAGAGAAAACTATTCCCATCCATCTATAACTTATACAAGAAAGGTAAAATATCAGAAGAGTTTGCTGTCGTTGGTGTCGCAAGACGTTCATGGACAGATGAAACGTTACGAGAAACGGTCAGGGAATCCATCCAAGACCAAGCCAACGCAGATACTGAAACGATCGAAGCGTTTTGTAACCACTTTTATTACTTACCGTTTGATGTAACCAGTAGCCAATCGTACAAAGAGTTAAATGATATGCTCACTCGGTTAGATGACCAGTACAACATTCCAGGCAATCGAATTTTCTATATGGCAATGGCACCTGAATTTTTCGGAACGATTGCAACAAACCTTAAATCGCAAGGAGTTACAGACACACCGGGTTGGACACGCCTTGTGATTGAAAAGCCATTTGGTCATGATCTTACTTCAGCAAAAGAGTTAAATGATAATATCCGCGAAGCTTTTGCAGAAGAAGAGATTTATCGTATTGACCACTATTTAGGAAAAGAAATGGTACAAAACATTGAAGTGATTCGTTTTGCAAATGCAATGTTTGAACCATTATGGAATAACCGCTACATATCCAATATCCAAATCACATCGAGTGAGACATTAGGTGTTGAAGACCGTGGTGGTTATTATGAAGCATCAGGTGCTCTTCGTGACATGGTTCAGAACCATATGATGCAAATGGTTTCGTTGTTGGCTATGGAACCACCGATTAACTTAACAACAGATGAGATCCGTAGTGAGAAAATAAAAGCGCTACGTGCACTGCGACCCGTTCAACCTGAAGAAGTGAAAGATTATTTCGTGCGAGGTCAATACGGACCCGGTGAAATTAATGGCGATGAAGTTCCGGGTTACCGTAGTGAAGCAAACGTTGATCCTGAGTCCATAACAGAAACCTATGTTGCCGGAAAACTAATGATTGATAATTTCCGTTGGGCTGGAGTTCCGTTTTATATTCGTACAGGGAAACGCATGGTCTTAAAATCAACAAAAATTGTTGTCCAATTTAAAGAATTGCCGATGAATTTGTACGTGACTGATAAGGAACAAATTCACCCGAACTTATTAATTATTCATATTCAACCAGATGAAGGGATCACTCTTATCCTTAACGGCAAAAAATTCGGTCCGACTGGTGAGACGACACCCGTTCAGCTGGATTATTCTAATAATACGATTGATAATGCCAATACGCCAGAAGCTTATGAACGTCTAATCTATGACTGCATGATCGGTGATGCAACGAACTTCACACATTGGGATGAGGTTTACTTATCTTGGAAATTTATTGATGCCATTTCAGCAGCATGGAAGGATCAAGAAGGATTGCACACGTATCAAGCTGGTGAAATGGGACCGAAGGAGGCCAAGCAATTACTTGAAAAAGACGGATTCCATTGGTGGCCTGTCAATAATGAGGGGAAATATTCGATTTAA